In Papaver somniferum cultivar HN1 chromosome 1, ASM357369v1, whole genome shotgun sequence, a genomic segment contains:
- the LOC113302046 gene encoding protein ACTIVITY OF BC1 COMPLEX KINASE 7, chloroplastic-like yields the protein MAAILASHGCYCRNNEQPEQGRVGLDSLSFFSSISVQKLPKSENFLSDVSIVNRRFTFPVNAQQADLSKRLGVNGQANRMVSAAEVTRSKNTINGGVNGNGRATKMVPTREAMRNMRSVNGSQKVVNGTSTVNRSTSLNLVNTQKSVGFSNDVSFNEELKVLPSDETFSWANENYNSFQRSVDVWSFVLSLRVRILLDNAKWSYLGGFTEDKQKNRRRGTASWLRECVLQLGPTFIKLGQLSSTRSDLFPREFVDELAKLQDRVPAFSAKKARAFIENELGAPVDVLFKEFEDRPIAAASLGQVHRAILHNGEKVVVKVQRPGLKKLFDIDLRNLKLIAEYFQRSETLGGPTRDWMGIYEECATILYQEVDYINEAKNADRFRRDFRNIKWVRVPLVFWDYTATKVLTLEYVPGVKINNLDMVDARGFDRSRISSRSIEAYLIQILRTGFFHADPHPGNLAIDADETLIYYDFGMMGDIKTFTRERLLELFYAVYEKDAKKVIKCLIELEALQPTGDLSSVKRSVQFFLDNLLSQSPDQQQTLAAIGEDLFAIATDQPFRFPSTFTFVIRAFSTLEGIGYILDPAFSFVKIAAPYAQELLDVRQKQQGGAQLVEGIRRQANEARTSTISMPSRVQRIEEFVKELESGELKLRVRVLESERSARKATILQMATMYTVIGGSLLNIGVSFSSQGNNMIANGSFVGASIFFILLLRSMQRVKKIEKFEKSI from the exons ATGGCGGCAATATTGGCTTCGCATGGCTGTTATTGCCGAAATAACGAGCAACCGGAACAAGGAAGAGTAGGACTAGATAGTCTCAGTTTCTTTAGTTCAATTTCTGTACAGAAATTACCAAAATCTGAGAATTTCTTAAGTGATGTTTCAATAGTTAATAGAAGATTTACATTTCCAGTAAATGCGCAACAAGCAGACTTATCTAAGAGGTTAGGTGTAAATGGGCAAGCTAATAGGATGGTTTCAGCGGCTGAAGTAACCAGAAGTAAGAATACAATCAACGGAGGTGTAAATGGTAATGGGCGTGCTACTAAAATGGTACCCACCAGGGAAGCAATGAGAAACATGAGATCAGTTAATGGTTCACAGAAGGTTGTTAATGGAACAAGTACAGTTAATAGAAGTACTTCACTTAATCTAGTTAATACTCAGAAAAGTGTTGGCTTTAGCAATGATGTTTCTTTTAATGAGGAACTAAAAGTACTGCCTTCAGATGAAACTTTTAGTTGGGCTAATGAAAATTACAACTCTTTTCAAAGGAGTGTAGATGTGTGGTCTTTCGTTCTTTCTTTACGTGTTCGTATACTTCTCGACAACGCCAAATGGTCATATCTTGGAGGTTTCACTGAAGATAAACAG AAAAACAGAAGACGGGGTACGGCTTCATGGTTAAGAGAATGTGTATTACAGCTTGGGCCAACATTTATCAAACTTGGACAGTTGTCCTCAACACGGTCTGACTTGTTCCCGCGTGAGTTTGTGGACGAGCTTGCCAAGTTGCAG GATAGAGTCCCAGCATTTTCAGCTAAGAAAGCTAGAGCATTCATAGAGAATGAATTGGGAGCTCCAGTTGATGTTCTGTTTAAGGAATTTGAAGATCGACCTATAGCTGCGGCTAGTCTTGGTCAG GTACACCGAGCTATTCTGCATAACGGAGAGAAAGTGGTTGTGAAAGTTCAAAGACCTGGTCTTAAGAAACTCTTTGATATCGACTTAC GAAATCTAAAGCTAATTGCTGAATATTTTCAAAGAAGTGAAACTCTGGGAGGTCCTACAAGGGACTGGATGGGTATATATGAAGAATGTGCTAC GATTCTGTATCAGGAAGTTGATTATATAAATGAAGCGAAAAATGCTGATAGATTCCGTCGTGATTTCCGAAACATAAAGTGGGTTCGAGTACCT cTGGTGTTTTGGGACTATACTGCTACAAAGGTGTTAACATTGGAATATGTTCCAG GTGTtaagataaataacttggacaTGGTAGATGCTCGAGGGTTTGATCGTTCTCGCATCTCTTCACGTTCTATTGAAGCATACTTGATTCAG ATACTGAGAACTGGCTTCTTTCATGCTGATCCTCATCCTGGGAATCTTGCCATTGACGCGGATGAGACCCTCATCTACTATGATTTTGGTATGATGGGAGATATAAAAACTTTCACTCGAGAGAGATTGCTTGAACTCTTTTATGCAGTTTATGAGAAGGATGCAAAAAAG GTTATAAAATGTTTAATAGAGCTCGAAGCACTCCAGCCCACTGGAGACTTGTCATCG GTTAAGAGATCTGTGCAGTTCTTTTTGGATAATTTACTAAGCCAAAGTCCTGACCAGCAGCAGACTTTAGCTGCAATTGGTGAG GACTTATTTGCAATAGCAACAGATCAGCCATTTCGCTTCCCATCTACTTTTACCTTTGTCATACGGGCATTTTCAACCCTGGAAG GTATAGGATATATACTAGATCCAGCCTTTTCGTTTGTGAAAATTGCCGCCCCTTATGCACAA GAACTCCTAGATGTAAGACAGAAGCAACAAGGTGGAGCCCAACTCGTGGAGGGTATAAGAAGACAGGCTAATGAA GCCAGAACCTCCACCATTTCCATGCCATCCCGAGTTCAACGCATAGAGGAGTTCGTGAAAGAACTTGAATCAGGGGAATTAAAACTCAGAGTCAGGGTACTTGAG TCGGAAAGATCAGCTCGAAAGGCAACGATACTTCAAATGGCGACAATGTACACAGTTATCGGAGGCTCATTGCTAAACATTGGAGTATCTTTTAGCAGCCAGGGAAATAACATGATTGCAAATGGGTCTTTTGTTGGTGCAA GTATTTTTTTCATATTGTTATTAAGGTCTATGCAAAGGGTGAAGAAGATTGAAAAATTTgagaagtctatatag
- the LOC113351196 gene encoding disease resistance protein RPM1-like, with product MRELALTTSEKQNFCTHLSATDSSLDGRVRHLSIYNSDRNIQLSKSISNYLRSFFFFETEMFPFSSLHHNLSHFKLLKVLDLQGVSVETLPGGLFSIVDLRYLNLRDTKLREIPKSIGSLRNLQTLDIRNTNVQRIPDELTKLPSLRHLYMYLYKNDCAKDFNFLCTMKPPLGIWNLHSLQTLACLEADEHLIKQVGNLCELRRFQVTKLRACDGPKLCASIEKMNCLRYLGVTAINEEELLQLEVLSPPTPLQKLILVGHLQRLPPWLSSLMNLTHLYLGWSPLGRDDDILSFLQVLSNLVLLELKKAYEGELLQFHAGFFPKLNKLNLCKLTRLNNVIINEGALPCNRFLHLIRCEELKVLPVGIEHLATLEKLHLQEMSVEFVQELQSDISEDRRNIRRISTVKHVFLTEHNCVVETLLY from the coding sequence ATGCGTGAATTGGCGTTAACAACATCGGAGAAACAGAATTTCTGCACACATTTGAGTGCTACAGATTCGAGTCTAGATGGTAGAGTTCGTCACTTATCAATATATAATAGTGACAGAAATATTCAGCTAAGCAAGAGTATATCAAACTATCTTCGCTCATTCTTTTTCTTCGAAACTGAAATGTTCCCATTTTCTTCTTTGCATCATAATCTATCACACTTCAAATTGCTAAAAGTCTTAGACCTGCAAGGTGTGTCTGTTGAAACCTTGCCTGGTGGATTGTTTAGCATAGTCGATTTACGGTATTTGAACTTGAGAGACACCAAGTTAAGGGAGATACCTAAATCGATAGGAAGTTTACGAAACCTTCAAACCTTGGATATCAGGAATACCAACGTTCAAAGGATACCAGATGAACTAACCAAGCTACCAAGTTTGCGTCATCTATACATGTACCTTTACAAAAATGATTGCGCCAAAGatttcaattttctttgtacgatGAAGCCTCCTTTAGGAATATGGAATTTACATAGCTTACAAACTCTAGCATGCCTTGAAGCAGATGAACACCTAATTAAACAAGTTGGCAATTTATGCGAACTTAGGAGGTTTCAAGTTACAAAGTTGAGAGCATGTGACGGGCCAAAATTATGTGCCTCTATTGAGAAGATGAATTGCCTTCGCTACTTGGGTGTAACGGCAATTAACGAGGAAGAATTACTCCAGTTAGAAGTTTTATCTCCTCCGACTCCTCTTCAGAAGCTCATTTTGGTTGGTCATTTGCAGAGGTTACCTCCCTGGCTCAGCTCACTCATGAACTTAACACACCTGTATTTAGGTTGGTCACCACTCGGCCGAGATGATGATATACTTTCGTTTCTCCAAGTTCTGTCTAATCTTGTCCTTCTTGAACTCAAGAAGGCATATGAAGGAGAGCTACTACAATTTCATGCAGGGTTCTTTCCTAAACTCAACAAACTGAACTTATGTAAACTGACACGACTGAATAATGTAATCATCAATGAGGGAGCATTGCCATGTAATAGGTTTTTGCATCTCATTCGATGTGAAGAATTGAAAGTTTTGCCCGTGGGGATTGAACATCTTGCAACACTTGAGAAGTTACATTTACAAGAAATGTCAGTGGAATTTGTTCAAGAGCTGCAGAGTGACATAAGTGAAGATCGCAGAAATATCCGTCGCATATCTACTGTCAAGCATGTTTTTTTAACAGAACATAATTGCGTCGTCGAGACGCTTTTGTACTAA
- the LOC113302062 gene encoding disease resistance protein RPH8A-like, with protein MADGAVNFLLDKLTTLIFQKASVLGDVKDEVEDIKEEFESMRAFLKDADRRKETNDGVGSWVRQVSEVAHDVEDIIDEFMHHEDKWRRRGTGINGIIHHTVNLLKIVITRHRIASKLQNIKTKVHEIAERSKRYGFDKIDDRKIPNEVNGRRSPGETALFVKEDEIVGMDENRKKLLLWLSEEEPRRTIISIVGMGGLGKTTLATEV; from the coding sequence ATGGCAGATGGTGCTGTAAATTTCTTGCTTGATAAACTAACCACTCTAATATTTCAAAAAGCATCAGTTTTAGGAGATGTGAAAGATGAAGTAGAAGAtattaaggaagagtttgagagtATGAGAGCTTTTTTGAAAGATGCAGACAGAAGAAAAGAGACTAATGACGGAGTTGGCAGTTGGGTGAGACAAGTAAGTGAGGTAGCTCATGATGTCGAGGATATTATTGATGAATTCATGCATCATGAGGATAAATGGCGAAGACGAGGTACTGGGATCAATGGAATTATACACCATACAGTTAACCTTCTTAAGATTGTAATCACTCGTCATCGAATTGCTTCGAAGTTACAGAACATCAAGACTAAGGTTCATGAGATAGCGGAGAGAAGCAAGCGGTATGGTTTTGATAAGATAGACGACAGAAAAATCCCAAATGAGGTCAATGGACGGCGAAGTCCGGGTGAAACGGCTCTGTTTGTCAAGGAAGATGAGATTGTGGGTATGGATGAAAACAGAAAGAAGCTGCTCTTGTGGTTGTCAGAGGAGGAACCACGGCGAACAATCATCTCAATTGTTGGAATGGGTGGTCTTGGAAAGACAACTCTTGCTACTGAAGTCTAA